ATCATTCTGCTCGAAAAAATCGATGAGTCGGCGGGTTGACTTGAAGTATGACAGGAGATTCTTTTCGGAGATATTGTGATTATAGGAATTCTCATTGTCGGTGCGATAGTAATATACCGCATCTTCGATGTTCACCTTTTTGCCATAAAACATGAACTGGGCATTCCAGAAAAGATCTTCTGCATAGTTGATGCCCTCTTCAAAGAATATCCTGTGCTCCATGATGAGCGAACGCTTATAGATTCTGCCCCACAGACGATTGGTGATGATGTTCTGGCAAATGAGCAGTTTGAGTAGTTTCTCATCAGAAACGTCAAAAGGTTTTTGGAGTCTTCCTGCTTTTCCTTCGCACCATTCCCGGTAGCCGCCATCAATCAGGTCGGCATGGGTGCTTTCGGCTTTTGTGGTCAGTTTCTCTACAGCATCTTTCGGCAGCATGTCATCGCTATCGGCAAATAAAAGGTAATCGCCTGTAGCCGCCATCAATGCCGTCTGTCTTGCGGCACCCACGCCCCGGTTTCTGTCGTGGTGGATGATGCGTACCTGTTGTGCTCTTTCTGGATATTCTTTGAGAAGCGATTGTAGGATACCGATACTTTTATCGGGGGTACAGTCATCTACAAAGATGTATTCGATAGATGCATACGACTGCTCGAACAGTGAACGGGCGCACTGTTCGATATATTTTTCTACCCCATAGATAGGGGTTAAGATACTTACTTTCAGCATGATGGTTTTAATCTAAGATACTTTTTTATCTTGTTAGATACTCGAATATCAGCGTGCTGTTATAGAAGAACAGGAAGATGGTGATGACTGCGAGTCCTCCACGAAGATAAGGCAGATATTTCTCCTTACAGCTTCTGATGATGTATCCGATACAGATTGGAATGATGAACGCCCAATGGGCAGCCATGATATAAACCTCGTTCAGTCCGAATCCCATTACCAGATGAATGAAGGCATCGCATGCCACCCATGAGGCTGTGAGCCAGAGAAAGGCTGATTTTCTTCCCATCCAAAAGCCTATGCACAGCAAAACGACGATGATACCCTCTATGATATAAGGAATAGGAGTCTGGTATTTCACGAAAATCGGGCGATGGCTGTGGATATCTTCCAACAGATGCTCTCTATGAAGGATAAGCGATTCGCCAAAAACGTTTTCTACCAATGATTCAGAACGGGAGATAGACATATCAGCCCATGAAAGCATGCCTCGTTTCTGGATTTTCTTGCCAGCGATAGCCTTATCGTGCTTTTGTTTCTGTTCCATTTTTGCCCTAAAGGTGCTGTCTTTTGCTGCTTTCTTAGCAACGAGTCGTTCTCCTTCCAGGCGATTAGGAATAATGAATGCCTTGTTCTGATAAATGCCTGCAGCACCTATCAGCAGGGTAGGCAAGATGATTCCCAATGCCAGATATTTCAGACGGAAGAGTCTTTTTCCATTGGTAAAGAGGGCAGCAAGGAAAGTCTTGGCGCCATTGCTCAGCGTGATGCCTGCTGTGAAGAAAAAGAGCAGGGCACTTTGCCACCAAGGCATGCTTCTGTGTTCCAGCTGCTGCTTGCCTGCTATATAAAGTGTCATCGACAGGAAGAAAAGCGACATGCCGAAATGGTCATCCACAAAGGTGACGAGCAGCACGTAGGCAAAGGAGAAGAGCA
The Segatella copri DNA segment above includes these coding regions:
- a CDS encoding DUF6080 domain-containing protein translates to MNNIFKIKKEERLFALIALIIIIAFNVLMITYHFEDFGKPKAGFWTLFTKNFQISGFDPYTYLTLSKWKVYYTEYRHPMLPFFLYPFSVLNGWLIELTSRNWATTIVAVMMTFFSTYSTLFFRRIFREVMQLKAIDSNVLTAMLFSFAYVLLVTFVDDHFGMSLFFLSMTLYIAGKQQLEHRSMPWWQSALLFFFTAGITLSNGAKTFLAALFTNGKRLFRLKYLALGIILPTLLIGAAGIYQNKAFIIPNRLEGERLVAKKAAKDSTFRAKMEQKQKHDKAIAGKKIQKRGMLSWADMSISRSESLVENVFGESLILHREHLLEDIHSHRPIFVKYQTPIPYIIEGIIVVLLCIGFWMGRKSAFLWLTASWVACDAFIHLVMGFGLNEVYIMAAHWAFIIPICIGYIIRSCKEKYLPYLRGGLAVITIFLFFYNSTLIFEYLTR
- a CDS encoding glycosyltransferase family 2 protein, with protein sequence MLKVSILTPIYGVEKYIEQCARSLFEQSYASIEYIFVDDCTPDKSIGILQSLLKEYPERAQQVRIIHHDRNRGVGAARQTALMAATGDYLLFADSDDMLPKDAVEKLTTKAESTHADLIDGGYREWCEGKAGRLQKPFDVSDEKLLKLLICQNIITNRLWGRIYKRSLIMEHRIFFEEGINYAEDLFWNAQFMFYGKKVNIEDAVYYYRTDNENSYNHNISEKNLLSYFKSTRRLIDFFEQNDKEHQYLRATEIGIVNAYRWAANAQVAFEKVDQALAYKPKSCLIRLIIKLIKKGVPVKKVNLIYLAYRRLYTLLISAPSAVS